From a single Oceaniferula flava genomic region:
- a CDS encoding DUF1844 domain-containing protein: MSDTPKADSRFNDFVFLQAQNAGLFLGQLPNPATGETSVNLKAAATVLDSLEMLAVKTRGNLTAEEASLLEKALLNIRALYANVEDLG, from the coding sequence ATGTCTGATACACCCAAAGCCGATAGCCGCTTCAACGATTTTGTATTCCTCCAAGCGCAGAACGCCGGGCTTTTCCTCGGTCAGCTGCCGAACCCTGCGACCGGTGAAACCAGCGTCAACCTCAAGGCTGCCGCGACCGTGCTGGATTCCTTGGAAATGCTCGCCGTCAAAACGCGGGGCAACCTCACTGCCGAGGAAGCATCATTGTTAGAAAAGGCCTTACTCAACATTCGCGCACTCTACGCGAACGTCGAAGACCTCGGTTAG
- the rpsU gene encoding 30S ribosomal protein S21, whose translation MRGIEIQKNEPVDRALKRLKSMLDGEGILEEMRRRRSFETVTQRKQRKERTAAKRHSIRWRFQRDKAEDTEAK comes from the coding sequence ATGAGAGGCATTGAAATCCAAAAGAACGAGCCAGTAGACCGCGCTCTGAAACGTCTCAAGTCGATGCTTGATGGCGAAGGCATCCTCGAAGAAATGCGCCGCCGTCGCTCCTTCGAAACCGTCACTCAGCGCAAGCAACGTAAAGAGCGCACTGCCGCTAAACGTCACTCCATCCGCTGGCGCTTCCAACGCGACAAAGCTGAAGACACTGAAGCCAAGTAA
- a CDS encoding LysM peptidoglycan-binding domain-containing protein translates to MNKTIQTKRTRTSGPSYRVLYAKTGRSRRLSAATATVDPHVDLESDVANVGIGKALLVILVLHVCAIAAIYAHSKFFSNDSDGSEASAPLAVTAPSEVQAPVVEQPKPQVQPAAAAVTPAPAEATPVDRSMSRYIVVTGDTYNRIASVRNVDESALRALNDNRPLRAGVVLDLPAVLSSRPVAINPTPSVAEQPEVHAPRVPEVAVRDTEKKYARAVEVEEDSAPQAVVVKPKIKRSVAEASTLSDSGQRYKVQSGDTVWRIANRYKVSRANLLKINGLTDPRKLRVGVEIKIPAN, encoded by the coding sequence ATGAACAAAACCATCCAAACCAAAAGAACCCGCACATCCGGTCCTAGTTATCGTGTGCTCTATGCGAAGACAGGTCGCAGCCGCCGCCTGAGTGCCGCCACTGCCACTGTCGATCCTCACGTCGATCTGGAATCGGACGTGGCAAACGTTGGCATTGGCAAAGCCTTGTTAGTGATCCTGGTGCTGCACGTCTGCGCCATCGCCGCGATCTATGCGCACAGTAAGTTTTTCAGTAATGACTCAGATGGCAGCGAAGCGAGTGCGCCATTGGCAGTCACTGCTCCCAGCGAAGTGCAAGCTCCTGTTGTTGAACAGCCCAAGCCACAAGTTCAACCGGCTGCCGCCGCGGTGACTCCAGCTCCTGCTGAAGCCACCCCCGTCGATCGCTCCATGAGCCGCTACATCGTGGTCACTGGCGATACCTATAACCGCATTGCCAGCGTGCGCAACGTCGATGAGTCGGCTCTGAGAGCGCTGAACGATAACCGTCCGCTCCGTGCCGGTGTCGTGCTCGATCTCCCCGCCGTGCTATCCAGTCGCCCAGTGGCGATCAATCCAACGCCAAGCGTAGCTGAGCAACCAGAAGTTCACGCACCAAGAGTGCCTGAGGTGGCCGTTCGCGACACAGAGAAAAAATATGCTCGCGCCGTGGAGGTGGAGGAAGACAGCGCGCCACAAGCCGTGGTGGTGAAACCCAAAATCAAGCGCAGCGTCGCTGAAGCCAGCACGCTTTCCGACAGTGGCCAACGCTACAAAGTTCAGAGCGGTGACACCGTTTGGCGCATTGCCAACCGCTACAAAGTCTCCCGCGCGAATTTGCTGAAAATCAATGGTCTCACCGACCCTCGCAAGCTGCGCGTGGGCGTGGAGATCAAGATTCCAGCCAACTAA
- a CDS encoding rhomboid family intramembrane serine protease encodes MHLFGNMLGIFFFGHFAERWWGSAKFLIFYLASGVAGALLYVMLFYVGWFGTEFIPGTMIPSSYIPLVGASAGIFAVLVCVAFIAPNLRVLLFFVIPMSMRTFAIGALAFATLMILTNGNNAGGEAGHLGGAILGFILMKNPRILNFVDRWRSGRKSGRRVVDAKVVRERKIRPRVNINLGDSEIDRILDKVSREGIQSLTPEEKETLLKASHE; translated from the coding sequence ATGCACCTGTTTGGAAACATGCTGGGCATTTTCTTTTTTGGGCATTTTGCCGAGCGTTGGTGGGGGAGTGCCAAGTTTTTGATTTTCTACCTCGCAAGTGGCGTCGCAGGAGCTCTGCTTTATGTGATGCTCTTCTATGTCGGCTGGTTTGGGACGGAATTCATTCCCGGCACCATGATTCCATCATCATACATCCCTTTGGTCGGGGCTTCTGCCGGGATTTTTGCGGTATTGGTCTGTGTGGCTTTTATCGCTCCTAACTTACGCGTGCTCTTGTTTTTCGTGATCCCGATGAGCATGCGCACCTTTGCCATCGGCGCTCTGGCCTTCGCCACTTTGATGATTCTAACTAACGGCAACAATGCCGGGGGCGAGGCTGGTCACTTGGGTGGGGCGATTTTGGGATTTATTTTGATGAAAAACCCGAGGATCCTGAACTTCGTCGACCGTTGGAGGTCGGGCAGAAAGTCGGGGCGTCGGGTGGTCGATGCCAAAGTGGTGCGCGAGCGGAAAATTCGGCCGCGGGTGAATATCAATCTGGGCGACTCGGAAATCGATCGCATCCTTGATAAGGTCTCGCGCGAGGGTATCCAGAGCCTGACTCCCGAGGAAAAAGAAACGTTGCTCAAAGCGAGCCACGAATAG
- a CDS encoding FtsW/RodA/SpoVE family cell cycle protein, with amino-acid sequence MGRKNAVFLCLAVTALVTLGLVMLTSTSVWDDEVNGYALVKKQALWIAVGVIGAAVIAGMDYRKFRPYWVWMLVGSCVLLTFCYVPGIAQDIKGEARWIKLPGMPQFQPSELAKIFVILGLAAWYTHFQTETRTFFKGFVAPGILLGIPVLLIFFEKDMGTAMALGGAGVVVMYVAGARLPYLAVSGVTALAGMAFVVWKNPERMGRVMALFDLESDKYRLGDGYQQLHGLYAFANGGVDGTGLGNGVEKLGYLPEAHTDFILPSIGEELGLWFTLGSVFCFVVIVVYGIAIAMNAKDDFGRLLAVGLTSVIVIPAMMNIGVCTAVLPNTGLPLPFISYGGTNLVFTLLAVGGLISVHRQTSFVNRAEMPVINEKKQCVRI; translated from the coding sequence ATGGGACGTAAAAATGCCGTTTTCCTATGCCTGGCCGTCACGGCTTTGGTGACATTGGGGCTGGTGATGCTCACCAGCACCAGCGTCTGGGATGACGAGGTGAACGGCTACGCCCTGGTGAAAAAACAGGCACTCTGGATCGCTGTGGGCGTGATTGGTGCTGCGGTGATTGCGGGGATGGATTATCGCAAGTTCCGCCCCTACTGGGTGTGGATGCTTGTGGGATCCTGCGTCTTACTTACATTCTGTTATGTTCCTGGTATTGCCCAGGATATTAAAGGCGAGGCTCGTTGGATTAAATTGCCAGGGATGCCTCAGTTCCAGCCATCTGAGCTTGCCAAGATTTTCGTGATTTTGGGGCTGGCGGCGTGGTACACGCATTTTCAAACGGAGACTCGCACCTTTTTCAAAGGTTTTGTCGCTCCCGGAATTTTGTTAGGGATTCCGGTGCTGCTGATTTTCTTTGAAAAAGACATGGGCACGGCCATGGCACTGGGTGGTGCCGGGGTGGTGGTGATGTATGTTGCGGGTGCCCGCTTGCCTTATCTGGCCGTTTCTGGCGTCACGGCATTGGCCGGCATGGCTTTTGTAGTATGGAAAAACCCGGAGCGGATGGGACGGGTCATGGCTTTGTTTGATTTGGAGTCTGATAAGTATCGCTTGGGCGATGGTTACCAGCAGCTGCATGGTTTGTATGCTTTTGCCAATGGCGGTGTGGATGGCACCGGCCTGGGCAATGGCGTTGAGAAACTAGGTTATCTGCCGGAGGCTCACACCGATTTCATTCTACCTTCGATTGGGGAAGAGCTGGGCCTGTGGTTCACCCTCGGGAGTGTCTTCTGCTTTGTCGTGATTGTGGTCTACGGCATTGCGATTGCGATGAATGCGAAGGACGACTTCGGGCGACTGTTAGCCGTCGGTCTCACCAGCGTCATCGTCATCCCTGCGATGATGAACATCGGCGTTTGCACCGCTGTGCTGCCCAACACCGGTCTGCCACTGCCCTTCATCAGCTACGGGGGAACGAACTTGGTCTTTACCCTTCTGGCCGTAGGAGGCCTCATTTCGGTGCACCGTCAGACGAGCTTTGTCAATCGGGCGGAAATGCCGGTGATCAACGAAAAGAAACAGTGTGTCCGAATCTGA
- the mazG gene encoding nucleoside triphosphate pyrophosphohydrolase: MNDEQMIDCPEDSQQLTRLRAIMHRLRAPGGCPWDAEQTHESLLPNLIEEAYETVDTIRRGDWEHLKEELGDLLLQVVFHSELAEEAGRYNFDDVARIVSDKLVRRHPHVYGDSAVTDTDGVLSQWDAIKRQEKGDEEEPYLHNTGKGLPAMLRASKLQKKAAKVGFDWPDDAGVIDKIREELSEVEEELESGDRERLGSEIGDLLFSVVNLARRHKLDPEILLESTNVKFETRFHAVDQSLQAEGKDLSSATLDEMEQRWQQAK, encoded by the coding sequence ATGAACGACGAGCAAATGATCGACTGCCCAGAGGACTCCCAACAGTTGACCCGTCTGCGGGCGATCATGCACCGACTGCGTGCTCCCGGCGGATGCCCGTGGGATGCCGAGCAGACGCACGAAAGTTTGCTGCCGAACCTCATTGAGGAGGCTTACGAAACGGTGGACACCATCCGCCGTGGCGATTGGGAGCATCTCAAGGAGGAGCTTGGCGACTTGCTCTTGCAGGTGGTTTTCCACAGCGAGCTGGCCGAGGAGGCCGGACGCTATAACTTTGATGATGTGGCGCGCATCGTCAGTGACAAGTTAGTGCGCCGTCACCCCCATGTGTATGGCGACAGTGCCGTGACCGATACCGATGGCGTTCTGAGCCAGTGGGATGCCATCAAACGCCAAGAAAAAGGCGATGAGGAAGAGCCCTACCTTCACAACACCGGCAAGGGACTTCCGGCGATGCTCCGGGCGTCCAAGCTACAGAAAAAGGCCGCCAAGGTGGGCTTCGACTGGCCGGATGATGCCGGAGTGATCGATAAAATTCGCGAGGAACTCAGCGAGGTGGAAGAAGAACTCGAGTCCGGCGATCGCGAGCGCTTGGGTTCAGAAATTGGCGACCTGCTTTTCTCCGTGGTGAATCTTGCGCGCCGGCATAAGCTGGATCCTGAGATCCTGCTGGAATCGACCAATGTGAAATTCGAGACCCGCTTCCACGCCGTCGATCAATCTCTGCAGGCCGAGGGCAAGGACCTCAGCTCTGCCACGCTGGACGAAATGGAACAGCGGTGGCAGCAGGCGAAGTGA
- the murD gene encoding UDP-N-acetylmuramoyl-L-alanine--D-glutamate ligase, with translation MNLKNKQIIVLGAGRSGRAAAALALRDGADVSVHDASAEITGLPEGITAVPNASVSTGEASRCDLLVLSPGIDGETEFVKAYAANAGEMIGEIELAYRFYQGRIVAITGTNGKTTTTELVQRMLSFSGISCLACGNYGVPFAEVVMLDEAPSAVALEVSSFQLETIAEFHPDVVIWLNFSADHMDRYPTLEAYKNAKLRVFENLIADDRIVVRAGEDIGDRCAETLTFSTEASADYHLDEQWICRDGERLIDLSSTRLRGLHNAENVMAAFAACEPLGLDAATANEALCGFAPPLHRCELIRTLDGVEYINDSKATNLHALDSALRSQGRKIVLIAGGKQKGLDYTELLPRLRETTKAVLVFGEIASQLSETFAPISPDVPTVQVTNLEQAVEQASEFAEHGDTILFSPGTSSFDMFSGYEERGDCFRRIVKELK, from the coding sequence ATGAATTTAAAAAACAAACAGATCATCGTTCTCGGTGCTGGCCGTTCAGGTCGGGCAGCCGCTGCGCTTGCGCTGCGGGATGGGGCGGATGTGTCTGTGCACGACGCCTCAGCTGAGATCACGGGGCTGCCGGAAGGCATCACGGCGGTGCCGAATGCTTCTGTCTCGACCGGTGAGGCCAGTCGTTGCGACCTCTTGGTTCTGTCGCCGGGCATCGATGGTGAGACCGAATTTGTCAAAGCCTACGCCGCCAATGCCGGGGAAATGATTGGTGAGATCGAGTTGGCTTACCGTTTTTACCAGGGGCGCATTGTGGCCATCACCGGCACCAATGGTAAGACGACTACCACCGAGCTGGTGCAGCGGATGCTGTCGTTTTCCGGGATCAGCTGTCTGGCATGTGGCAACTACGGTGTGCCCTTTGCCGAGGTGGTGATGCTGGACGAAGCACCTTCAGCGGTCGCCTTGGAAGTCAGTTCCTTCCAGCTGGAAACTATCGCCGAGTTCCATCCGGATGTGGTGATCTGGCTGAATTTTTCCGCCGACCACATGGACCGCTACCCCACCTTGGAGGCCTATAAAAATGCCAAGCTCCGCGTGTTTGAGAATCTTATTGCGGACGATCGCATTGTGGTTCGGGCCGGCGAAGACATCGGCGATCGCTGTGCGGAGACGCTAACCTTTTCCACCGAAGCATCGGCCGATTACCATCTGGACGAGCAGTGGATCTGTCGCGATGGGGAACGGCTCATCGACCTCAGCAGCACTCGACTGCGGGGGCTGCACAATGCGGAGAATGTGATGGCGGCCTTCGCGGCCTGTGAGCCGCTCGGGCTGGATGCTGCGACAGCCAACGAAGCCCTCTGCGGCTTCGCTCCACCCTTGCACCGCTGCGAACTGATTCGCACGCTCGACGGGGTGGAATACATCAACGATTCCAAAGCCACCAACCTGCATGCACTCGATAGCGCCCTTCGCTCGCAGGGGCGCAAGATCGTATTGATCGCTGGTGGTAAACAAAAAGGCCTCGATTACACCGAGCTGCTGCCACGCCTGCGCGAAACCACCAAGGCGGTGCTGGTGTTCGGTGAGATTGCCTCCCAGCTGAGTGAGACCTTTGCCCCCATTTCCCCTGACGTGCCCACGGTCCAAGTGACGAACTTGGAGCAGGCTGTGGAGCAGGCCAGTGAGTTCGCCGAGCATGGCGATACCATTCTTTTCTCTCCGGGCACATCATCCTTCGATATGTTTTCCGGATATGAAGAACGCGGTGATTGCTTCCGCCGCATTGTCAAAGAACTGAAGTAA
- a CDS encoding LptF/LptG family permease, with product MAGTSSIRTFLWPVLLTVLGGVLCTYIVPREMVAVNEHILGFPDTDIPGHQLRPYLLAVLCLLPASAAWLYRFSGTLDRYMARQFLSSFALCMGALLAVMLLTDFQNNLSDFQETENPMAVITSYYSIHIPAIFVFLLPYVLLLALLYCLGKMSRHQEIVAMIQTGRGVFRIVVPLLVTGVFCSLVCLIFNYHWGPWAEGHKDMIIDVAKDGQADRARSVLYRDDNSRRVWLVGAFPYQFEKTGELRNVTVRQFNSGGHPTKKLEADVATWSRIHKNWTFSGVQLIDLQASPVPIRVKTDDTIVRTWQETPWQIVKPGLDQSHLGIPELNSWLKANEGVEWVNRRPYLTQWHYRFAQPVICLITILIAAPLGIVFSRRGIGGGVSIALFLCAGMLFSSSFFLTFGEAGHLPPALAAWSTNILFALIALYLFNRRLTGRPIYQSLKKLLPAGE from the coding sequence ATGGCTGGCACATCCTCCATCAGGACCTTTCTCTGGCCCGTCTTGCTGACGGTGTTAGGTGGCGTTCTTTGTACTTATATTGTGCCTCGTGAAATGGTCGCGGTGAATGAGCACATCCTTGGATTCCCAGATACTGACATCCCCGGACACCAGCTACGGCCTTATCTGCTGGCGGTTCTCTGTTTACTCCCTGCATCCGCAGCATGGCTATATCGCTTTTCCGGCACCTTGGATCGCTACATGGCGCGCCAATTTCTATCGTCCTTCGCTCTCTGCATGGGAGCTCTGCTGGCGGTGATGTTGCTCACGGATTTTCAGAATAACCTTTCGGATTTCCAAGAAACAGAAAACCCCATGGCGGTGATCACCAGCTATTACAGCATCCATATTCCTGCCATCTTTGTCTTTCTGCTACCCTACGTGCTCTTACTGGCGCTGCTCTACTGTCTGGGCAAGATGTCGCGGCACCAGGAAATCGTCGCCATGATTCAAACCGGCCGCGGGGTGTTCCGCATCGTCGTGCCACTTCTCGTCACCGGCGTCTTCTGCTCCCTCGTCTGCCTGATCTTCAATTACCACTGGGGACCGTGGGCGGAAGGTCACAAAGACATGATCATTGATGTTGCCAAGGACGGCCAGGCCGACCGCGCAAGGTCCGTGCTCTACCGCGATGACAACTCACGCCGTGTCTGGCTTGTTGGAGCTTTTCCCTACCAATTTGAAAAAACCGGAGAACTGCGTAATGTCACCGTGCGCCAGTTCAACAGCGGCGGCCACCCTACCAAAAAGCTCGAGGCCGATGTAGCCACTTGGTCACGCATCCACAAGAACTGGACATTCTCCGGTGTCCAATTGATCGACCTGCAAGCCAGCCCGGTGCCAATCCGAGTCAAAACCGACGACACCATCGTCAGAACCTGGCAGGAAACGCCGTGGCAAATCGTCAAACCTGGCCTCGACCAAAGCCACCTCGGCATCCCCGAACTCAACAGCTGGCTGAAGGCCAACGAAGGTGTCGAGTGGGTCAACCGCCGCCCCTACCTGACGCAGTGGCACTACCGTTTCGCCCAGCCTGTGATCTGCTTAATCACCATTCTTATCGCCGCACCGCTAGGGATTGTGTTTAGCCGCCGAGGCATTGGCGGTGGGGTTTCCATTGCCCTCTTCCTCTGCGCTGGCATGTTATTCTCCTCCAGCTTCTTCCTCACTTTTGGCGAAGCCGGCCACTTGCCGCCAGCATTAGCTGCATGGTCCACGAATATTCTGTTCGCTCTGATCGCGCTTTACCTCTTCAACCGGCGACTGACCGGAAGACCGATCTACCAAAGCCTGAAAAAGCTGCTACCTGCTGGAGAATAA
- a CDS encoding M16 family metallopeptidase: MQFPSTTASTHQLENGLTVILDSDRSAPVISAQAWVATGSMHEGDFLGAGLSHLLEHMVFKGTENYSGKEIADMVQAAGGEWNAYTTFDRTVYYIDGPADSAQTFLKVLTEMVFKPSFPAHEYEKEKDVIRREIDMGLDDPDDRNSQLLYSTAYAYDPRRHPIIGHMELFDQITHEQMVEYHRQRYTTENTFLSISGDFEVSEMIYFLDDICSSIPRSFTQPVSPAIEPPQMGTREMHDTFAIPASKLTMAWQVPGLEHPDAPALELLSTILGSGRSSRLYQHIREQQGLCHHIAGWSSISPGVTGLFAVSAIVDYPQRGALQQAVLEEIAKLSNSDFFEELKKANRMTLVSQFRTLTTASGRASDLASNWHDTRNLDFTRDFLDLTSRVTPDDLQRVARTYLIPQNLTITSLDPEDAAEADQGQDLSVQRGAMETRVLSNGLTLVMQRDARLPTVSTTLATLTGLPSETVEKSGINTLLASLMTKGTISRTAEEIAVTMDSMGASFGVSCGNNTTLTSASCLQPDLPITLEILADIALNPVLPPDSIDRERGAQIAAIQEQAEDPLSVAFKTLRPSLFGAKSYGLNSIGTEESLTSLKREDLVAHHQQYFTAKNSVLAIFGDIDPDRCAEMAESLFANMPVGERVQTPAQELPEPSTHELHLDKQQAVLTVGFRGASAADEDNYALELIHDYCTDMAGPLFTKIREDMGLAYYVSATQFHGINTGMFAFYLGTSPDQLETARAILLDEIKTIAEHGIPEDTLESVKTTWLASHALSNQKLGSLARLSAIDTLLGFPADHHLKAPEEIKSLSSDQIRAAAQKYLGSHEPVIVTVTP; the protein is encoded by the coding sequence ATGCAATTTCCTTCCACCACCGCCAGCACCCATCAGCTGGAAAATGGCCTCACCGTCATCTTAGATTCTGATCGCTCAGCCCCAGTGATCAGCGCCCAGGCATGGGTTGCCACCGGCAGCATGCACGAGGGCGACTTTCTTGGCGCCGGGCTTTCGCACTTGCTGGAGCACATGGTGTTCAAGGGCACGGAAAACTATTCCGGCAAGGAAATCGCCGACATGGTGCAGGCGGCGGGTGGAGAATGGAATGCCTACACCACTTTTGACCGCACCGTCTACTACATCGATGGACCGGCCGATAGCGCCCAAACCTTCTTGAAGGTGCTCACCGAGATGGTCTTCAAGCCAAGTTTTCCTGCCCACGAATATGAAAAGGAAAAGGATGTGATTCGCCGTGAGATCGATATGGGCCTGGACGATCCGGACGACCGCAATAGCCAGCTCCTCTACTCCACCGCTTATGCCTACGATCCTAGACGCCACCCGATCATTGGTCACATGGAGTTATTCGACCAAATCACCCACGAACAGATGGTGGAGTATCATCGCCAGCGCTACACCACGGAAAATACCTTCCTCAGTATCTCCGGCGATTTCGAGGTTTCTGAGATGATCTATTTTCTCGATGACATCTGCAGCAGCATCCCACGCAGTTTCACCCAGCCTGTCAGTCCAGCTATCGAGCCACCGCAAATGGGAACGAGAGAAATGCACGACACCTTTGCCATCCCCGCCAGCAAACTCACTATGGCCTGGCAGGTCCCCGGCTTGGAACATCCTGATGCCCCGGCCTTGGAATTGCTCTCCACGATCTTGGGATCGGGTCGCTCCAGCCGGCTCTATCAGCACATCCGTGAGCAGCAGGGGCTGTGTCACCACATCGCCGGATGGAGTTCTATTTCCCCCGGAGTGACCGGACTGTTTGCCGTCTCCGCCATCGTCGATTACCCCCAGCGCGGGGCCCTACAGCAGGCCGTGTTAGAAGAGATTGCCAAGCTCTCCAACAGCGACTTTTTCGAAGAGTTGAAAAAGGCCAACCGGATGACCTTGGTCAGTCAGTTCCGCACACTCACCACAGCCTCCGGCAGAGCGTCAGACCTCGCCTCGAACTGGCACGACACCCGCAACCTGGATTTCACCCGCGACTTCCTCGATCTCACCAGTCGTGTCACCCCGGACGATCTGCAGCGTGTGGCACGCACGTATTTAATCCCGCAAAACCTGACCATCACCTCACTGGACCCCGAAGACGCAGCGGAAGCAGATCAGGGGCAGGACCTCTCCGTGCAACGCGGAGCCATGGAAACTCGGGTTCTTAGCAATGGGCTGACTCTGGTGATGCAGCGCGATGCCCGACTCCCCACCGTCTCCACCACCCTCGCAACCCTCACTGGACTACCCTCCGAGACAGTGGAAAAAAGCGGCATCAACACCCTGTTAGCCAGCCTGATGACCAAGGGCACGATCAGTCGCACGGCTGAAGAGATTGCCGTAACCATGGACTCCATGGGCGCCAGCTTTGGTGTTAGCTGCGGCAATAACACCACCCTTACCTCGGCATCTTGCCTGCAGCCCGATTTACCCATCACCTTGGAAATCCTCGCCGACATCGCCCTCAACCCGGTGCTACCACCTGATTCCATCGATCGCGAACGCGGCGCCCAAATCGCTGCGATTCAAGAACAAGCGGAAGACCCGCTCTCGGTAGCATTCAAGACCCTCCGCCCATCCTTGTTCGGAGCCAAAAGTTATGGCTTGAACAGCATCGGCACCGAAGAATCGCTGACCAGCCTGAAGCGGGAAGATTTGGTGGCCCATCACCAACAATACTTCACCGCCAAGAACTCGGTGCTCGCCATCTTCGGTGATATCGATCCTGACCGCTGCGCGGAAATGGCGGAATCGTTGTTTGCCAACATGCCGGTGGGCGAACGTGTGCAGACACCCGCCCAGGAGCTCCCAGAGCCCAGCACTCATGAGCTGCATCTCGACAAGCAACAGGCAGTGCTCACCGTGGGATTCCGCGGCGCCAGTGCCGCCGATGAAGACAACTACGCCCTCGAACTAATTCACGACTACTGCACCGACATGGCAGGCCCCCTCTTTACCAAGATCCGTGAGGACATGGGGCTGGCTTACTATGTCTCGGCTACACAATTCCACGGGATCAATACGGGGATGTTTGCCTTTTACTTGGGCACCTCTCCTGACCAGTTAGAAACCGCTCGAGCCATCTTGTTAGACGAGATTAAAACCATCGCCGAGCACGGCATCCCCGAGGACACCTTGGAAAGCGTCAAGACCACTTGGCTGGCGTCCCACGCACTATCTAACCAAAAGCTCGGCTCTCTGGCCCGGCTAAGTGCCATCGATACCCTGCTCGGATTCCCAGCCGACCACCACCTCAAGGCCCCTGAAGAAATCAAGTCACTGAGCTCCGATCAAATTCGGGCCGCTGCACAAAAATACCTTGGCAGCCACGAACCTGTGATTGTGACCGTCACTCCCTAG
- a CDS encoding putative signal transducing protein codes for MIEIYRAKDFSIVAYYRSILEAEGIPVMLRNEHLTGSGLTEIPIPEFYPNICVMHDEDYPRAREILQRTMVANAENSEKEVSCPSCGESNPGNFEFCFSCGEDLTASS; via the coding sequence ATGATTGAAATCTATCGGGCCAAGGACTTTTCTATCGTTGCCTATTATCGATCGATTCTTGAGGCTGAGGGGATTCCTGTGATGCTCAGGAATGAACATCTGACGGGCTCTGGACTGACGGAAATCCCGATCCCTGAGTTTTATCCGAACATCTGCGTGATGCACGATGAAGATTATCCCCGAGCGCGAGAGATCCTGCAGCGCACGATGGTGGCAAATGCCGAAAACTCCGAAAAGGAAGTCTCTTGCCCGTCTTGTGGTGAAAGTAATCCGGGGAACTTTGAGTTCTGTTTCAGCTGCGGGGAAGATTTGACGGCGTCGAGTTGA
- the metX gene encoding homoserine O-acetyltransferase MetX, producing MSEGSHTTPKSTETHLLRLDEQPFVLASGAELPYVDVAYESWGELNADKSNAILLSHALSGSHHACGHNPELPEATVRWSDELHDGWWEEFIGPGKALDTDKFCVISANYLGGCYGSTGPASINPETGKEFGSTFPQLSVCDQVKMQASLLDHFGIDVLHAAIGPSVGGLITLTFATVYPERVKTVIPIASGMKTTVLNRLILFEQILAIENDRHFNGGDYYDGSRPDYGLALARMISHKTFVHLDAIERRARSEVRQDKETLAWYQVQDTFQSYMLHQGKKFVKRFDANTYLRIIDMWSRYDACREAGVDSVKELFDRCAAHQQKFLVFSIDSDFCFYPEEQAEIVSGLEGSGVETMHITVHSDKGHDSFLLEPALYTPHIAYALSSSLT from the coding sequence GTGTCTGAAGGATCCCATACCACCCCAAAGTCCACAGAAACCCACCTGCTGAGATTGGACGAGCAGCCGTTCGTTCTGGCAAGTGGAGCTGAGCTTCCCTACGTCGATGTCGCCTACGAAAGTTGGGGCGAACTGAATGCCGATAAGTCGAATGCCATCCTATTGAGTCACGCACTCTCTGGTTCGCACCACGCCTGCGGTCATAATCCGGAGCTGCCAGAGGCCACGGTGCGCTGGAGCGATGAACTGCACGACGGCTGGTGGGAGGAATTTATCGGGCCAGGCAAGGCGCTGGATACCGACAAGTTTTGCGTTATCAGCGCGAACTACTTGGGTGGCTGCTACGGCAGCACTGGTCCGGCATCGATCAACCCGGAGACGGGAAAAGAATTCGGGTCAACCTTTCCCCAACTTTCCGTGTGCGACCAGGTGAAGATGCAGGCAAGTTTGCTCGATCACTTTGGCATCGATGTCCTGCACGCAGCGATCGGCCCCTCGGTGGGGGGCTTGATTACGCTCACATTCGCTACGGTGTATCCCGAGCGAGTGAAGACGGTGATCCCGATTGCCAGCGGCATGAAGACCACGGTGTTGAATCGATTGATCCTGTTTGAGCAAATTCTGGCGATTGAGAACGATCGGCATTTCAACGGTGGAGATTACTATGATGGCAGCCGGCCCGACTACGGTCTCGCTCTTGCCCGTATGATTTCTCACAAGACCTTTGTGCACCTCGATGCGATCGAGCGCCGAGCACGGTCCGAGGTACGTCAGGATAAGGAAACTTTGGCCTGGTATCAGGTGCAGGACACCTTCCAGAGCTACATGCTGCATCAGGGGAAGAAGTTTGTGAAACGCTTCGATGCCAATACCTACTTGCGGATCATTGATATGTGGTCGCGCTATGATGCCTGCCGTGAGGCGGGAGTGGATTCAGTGAAGGAGCTCTTTGACCGCTGTGCAGCGCATCAGCAGAAGTTCCTCGTGTTCAGCATTGATTCGGATTTCTGTTTCTATCCGGAAGAGCAGGCTGAAATTGTCAGCGGTTTGGAGGGAAGTGGTGTCGAGACCATGCATATCACCGTGCACTCCGACAAGGGGCACGATTCGTTTTTGCTAGAGCCCGCCCTGTATACGCCACACATTGCCTACGCTCTCTCATCTTCATTGACTTAG